A region from the Camelus ferus isolate YT-003-E chromosome 1, BCGSAC_Cfer_1.0, whole genome shotgun sequence genome encodes:
- the CLDN14 gene encoding claudin-14, producing MASTAVQLLGFVLSFLGLVGTLITTILPHWRRTAHVGTNILTAVSYLKGLWMECVWHSTGIYQCQIYRSLLALPRDLQAARALMVISCLLSGVACACAVVGMKCTRCAKGTPAKSTFAVLGGALFLLAGLLCMVAVSWTTHDVVQNFYNPLLPSGMKFEIGQALYLGFISSSLSLIGGTLLCLACQDEAPSGPYQPWAGPATAPAYRPPDAYKDNRAPSAISASHSGYRLNDYV from the coding sequence ATGGCCAGCACAGCCGTGCAGCTCCTGGGCTTCGTGCTCAGCTTCCTGGGCCTGGTGGGCACGctcatcaccaccatcctgcCGCACTGGCGCCGGACGGCGCACGTGGGCACCAACATCCTGACGGCCGTGTCCTACCTGAAGGGGCTGTGGATGGAGTGCGTGTGGCACAGCACGGGCATCTACCAGTGCCAGATCTACCGCTCGCTGCTGGCGCTGCCGCGGGACCTGCAGGCGGCCCGCGCGCTCATGGTCATCTCCTGCCTGCTGTCGGGCGTGGCCTGCGCCTGCGCCGTGGTCGGCATGAAGTGCACGCGCTGCGCCAAGGGCACCCCGGCCAAGTCCACGTTCGCCGTGCTGGGCGGCGCGCTCTTCCTCCTGGCCGGCCTGCTCTGCATGGTGGCCGTCTCCTGGACCACCCACGACGTGGTGCAGAACTTCTACAACCCGCTGCTGCCCAGCGGCATGAAGTTCGAGATCGGGCAGGCCCTGTACCTCGGCTTCATCTCCTCGTCCCTGTCGCTCATCGGCGGCACGCTGCTCTGCCTCGCCTGCCAGGACGAGGCGCCCTCCGGGCCCTACCAGCCCTGGGCCGGCCCGGCCACCGCGCCCGCCTACCGGCCCCCCGACGCCTACAAGGACAATCGGGCCCCCTCGGCCATCTCGGCCTCGCACAGCGGGTACAGGCTGAACGACTATGTGTGA